The proteins below come from a single Mustela erminea isolate mMusErm1 chromosome 14, mMusErm1.Pri, whole genome shotgun sequence genomic window:
- the C14H10orf82 gene encoding uncharacterized protein C10orf82 homolog produces the protein MESSRTFMRHLPITPGYSGFVPYLCCQQATSKDSMAHCLKIFQEITQRYKNQMEEFHCSVATARRLKPVCSEETVLRALHQYYRQYHPLSLECKNIKKPLYEPPIPGWAGYLPRARVTELGCATRYTVMARNCYRDFLGIMEQARRAHLKPFEEMYGKGSTQPLSAPSPKVLQHEGSLPNCLDFSVAGGSCLAHGRPLTEEPRPPVTCGCAQGTNMSCSGKIYLEPLFSAKYVES, from the exons ATGGAGTCTTCCAGGACCTTCATGAGACATCTGCCAATCACACCAGGCTACAGTG GCTTCGTGCCCTACCTCTGCTGCCAGCAGGCCACCAGCAAGGACAGCATGGCGCACTGTCTGAAGATCTTCCAGGAGATCACACAGCGCTATAAAAACCAGATGGAGGAATTTCACTGCTCGGTAGCCACTGCCCGGAGGCTGAAGCCCGTCTGCTCCGAGGAGACCGTCCTGCGGGCGCTGCACCAGTATTACCGGCAATATCACCCCCTGAGTCTGG AATGCAAAAACATCAAGAAACCCCTCTACGAGCCCCCGATCCCGGGCTGGGCTGGCTACCTCCCGAGAGCCAGGGTCACCGAATTAGGCTGCGCCACGCGGTACACTGTCATGGCCAGAAACTGCTACAGGGACTTCCTGGGCATCATGGAGCAGGCCAGGAGGGCACACCTGAAGCCATTTGAGGA AATGTATGGCAAGGGGTCCACCCAACCTCTTTCCGCCCCTTCTCCAAAAGTTTTGCAGCATGAAGGATCGCTGCCCAATTGTCTGGATTTTTCTGTCGCAG GTGGCAGCTGTCTTGCCCACGGGAGACCCCTGACCGAGGAACCCAGACCTCCAGTGACATGTGGCTGTGCCCAAGGGACAAATATGTCGTGCAGCGGGAAGATTTACCTCGAGCCACTGTTCTCAGCAAAGTATGTGGAAAGCTGA